ATATTCGCCCGTTTTAACCGTGCATTTACCTTTATAATGAACCAATACGGTACATTGTTCTGCCTGCTCTAATGTATGATCACACACACTAACTAAACTATCAATAACAAAATCGAACGTATTTACATCATCATTATATAAAACGATTTCATGCTTTTGTGTTTCCTGAAACAAAACATCTAACTCCTCTTGAATTTTTTCTATTGTACTCATTTTGTTTTATTTTTTGTAACGTAAAGCTACCCAGTTGTTTCTATAAATAGTTTTTTGCAAAGATAA
The sequence above is a segment of the Tenacibaculum sp. 190130A14a genome. Coding sequences within it:
- a CDS encoding ATP-dependent Clp protease adaptor ClpS — protein: MSTIEKIQEELDVLFQETQKHEIVLYNDDVNTFDFVIDSLVSVCDHTLEQAEQCTVLVHYKGKCTVKTGEYNDLEPRCSKLLQLGLSAEIV